The Diorhabda sublineata isolate icDioSubl1.1 chromosome 6, icDioSubl1.1, whole genome shotgun sequence genome includes a window with the following:
- the LOC130445240 gene encoding ER membrane protein complex subunit 5 — MPATFIDRSILTVGFLSLFHSAYSAAQHRSYLRLNDLDFTHLPLDIFLQTIISLFVIMYGVLSIAGDFKEIKASAELENKSWETFRNIPSFYTFTHRGGKCSPILTKTSLEEIE, encoded by the exons ATGCCTGCCACATTTATTGATAGAAGTATTTTAACCGTTGGATTTCTTTCGTTATTTCATTCTGCCTATTCTGCTGCTCAAC ACAGATCATATCTAAGATTAAATGATTTAGATTTTACACACCTGCCTCTAGAT atatttttacaAACTATAATCagtttatttgttattatgtaTGGAGTATTAAGCATTGCTGgagattttaaagaaattaaagcATCAGcagaattagaaaataaatcatgggaaacatttagaaatattccATCATTTTACACATTTACTCACAGGGGAGGTAAATGTTCACCAATACTAACTAAAACTAGTCTCGAGGAAATTGAATAA